ACTCTCTGGATAGTATCCTAGATGAAAAGGCTATGGCCCTCGCAAAAGAAATCGTCCACAAAGTTGAGCACTCAATGCAACTAGAAGCACAAAAGCGAACTTCAAAGAATATTGAAAAGCGCGTTCGTGAGATCGCCAATGACTTGAAAGCCCAAATGGATGGCAGACTGTGGAACTCAAGAAAAAAAGACAACAAGGGTAAAAGGAGTTAAAAATGAAGCTCGTCTACCCGCCCGGGGCCACACCTCTTGATCCCAATGAGACTGCTGGATTAATCCCCAACTACATTACGACTCAAGGCGAGCTCAATGAACTTGAGGGCAAAAACATCGAAAACGCTCTTCTCTGGCTTGGTCAAAAAAAACGAACGGACATTCTCAACACAACATTCGCCTTGGACCTTCACAAGCAAATGTTTGGCGATGTCTGGAAGTGGGCCGGAAAACAACGGACTTCCAACAAAAACATCGGCGTCATGTCTGAACAGATCATGAACCAGTTGGGACTTCTGTTTAGTGATACTCGTCATTGGATCGAGAATCAGACATTTTCCTGGGATGAAATCGGCGTTCGCTTCCATTCTCGGCTCGTCGGGATTCACATTTTCCCTAACGGGAATGGGCGACATGCGCGTCTGATGACAGACGTTTTACTTGAAATGAACAACCTGACCCCATTTACTTGGGGGGCCAATTTAAACTCCAATCCAGTCGACATCGAAGGACCTACCCGTGAGGCGTACATCTCGGCCCTTAAGGAAGCCGATCTCGGCAATTTCGATCCGCTGTTGAAGTTTGTCAGGGCCTAATGACGGCTGGGGTGATCTCCTTTCCACCCATCTCGGATATCGGGTATCTGATATCTTGATATCTGATACCAGAAATGAACCCCCCGCAGCACCCAAAGATACCCGGTACCTTCTGGGATCCACCCCCTCCCCTATCCCCTTCCCTAAATATAAGCTAAATAGTTGAAAATTATCATTTAATATCAAACCTCCTCGTAAATAATAAAACATTTTATAGACTTATATTTCTATAACTTGTATTATTAAAACCATGGAAATCAGATCATCTATCGAAAAGTTTCATTTGTTGTGGTGCTCCCAGCTGGCAGCCAAAGTCGACAGAAAGCTTTGGTGCCTTAAGGGGGGCTGTAACTTACGCTTTTTCTTCAACTCTATCAGGTATTCAGAAGACATCGACCTAGATGTCGTCACCGTTCAGCCTCAAACACTAAAAAGAAACGTCGATAAGATCCTCAACTCTAAGGATTTTCAAACGCTCCTGATCAGCCGTGGCCTGGAGCTCGTCGATTGGTCGGCGCCAAAACAGACCGACACCACCCAACGCTGGAAAGCCGCGATAGGGATCAATGGCCTCAGCACTCCGATTCCAACTAAAATCGAATTTTCGCGGCGAACACCTGATATCTCAAACAGCGCGGTGGAGTTCGTCAATAGTCAGATCACCCAGTACCACAAGCTCCAGCCCCTGTTGATTCAACACTACAATCCCGCCAAAGCAACCAAACAGAAGATTCAGGCCCTGAAGGGGCGAGTCGAGACTCAGGCTCGTGACATTATCGACCTGAAATTTCTCAAAGACTCTTTTCCTGAATCTCAGCAGCTGGTTTTATCAGCGCAAGACAAAGAACTCTGTGGAGATGTTCTCATGTCCATTGGTTATGACGACTTCATGTCTCAGGTATGGCCCTACTTGATGACTGAATACCAAGATTATTACCAAATTCCCAAGGTTTGGGATCAAATCCAAGAAGACGTTTTGCTGTTTATCCAAAACCTGCCGGAGAAAGAGTGAACTCGATTCAATTTCTCGCTGCCATTCAAAAGTTCGCAACGCCTCTGTTTACTACCTCAGAGGCGGCGGCCTATTTGAGTATTTCTGAACACTCTGCCGGCAAGTATCTTAAGGCTCTTGAGGATCAGCAGATCGTTACGAGGCTTAAAAGAGGAAAATGGGCTCTCACCTCCGGGGAACTTGACCCATTACAAATCCCAGATTTTCTAACAGCCCCAAAGGAAAGCTATATTTCCCTTCACAGCGCCCTGTTCTTTCACGGAGTCATCGAACAGATCCCCAGTCGTATCTACGCTGTCACCCTGGATCGATCTAATGTCGTCAAGACGCTGCTGGGTGTGATTTCATTCCACCACTGCCACCCGAAGTTCTTCGCTGGATTTGAGTACATCAAACCCTATCTAAAAATGGCTTCGCCCGAAAAGGCCCTGGTTGATTACTTCTATTTTTCTCCCAGCAAGTCCCGACAGTTCAAGACCTTGCCCGAGATCGAAATCCCAAAGTCCTTCTCCTGGAAAAAAGCCCACCAATATTGCCAAATGATTCCCTCAGGCCGCACCCGTGGCCTTGTGTTTACCCGATTAACGGAATTGTCCTAATCCCTATTGCTGTCCGAGATCCTGGAACCATCGAGCAAGCTAAAACTGATCAATTCATTCCATGACCCGTGCTAGGGCAAGGTCCTACCCAGCCTCTGTGGCAGCCTCAATGAACATCTTGAACTCATTAACTGCATCGATCAATTCGTCCACTTCGGTTTCCGAGACAAAATCAGCGAGGTCATAATCGACTTTGTTGCGTTTCCGACGGCAAAGATCAAAGAAGTCGATATACTTTTTGGCCTTTGCCCCGAGAATCTCACTCGCAACATCAAAGGTGGTTTTGTGGTGCCCGATTCTTCCAGTAACTCGATAGCCCCCTTTACGAATAACAAGATTAGCTAGATTTAGAGCTGCGCCATACGCAGTCGCATACCGTCGATCCGCAGACACGCCTTTGACCTGACAATCCTTCAGATCCCGCTCGATCAGCTTAAGCAGGTTACCCAATGATTTGTCGGTAACCACAACCTTCTGGATATCCCCATTATTCAACCAAGGCTGCAAGCTCATCAGGGTTTCCCTTCAAGAATATTTTTTCACCTTCGCAGACCGTTTTGACAAATGAGTCTCCTTTACTGGCCTTTAATGCAAACTCTTTCGGCGAAAAAATTGTCGGATTGATCTCTCGGTCGAGCGATTTCTCAGCCCTCTTTAGTGCCGAAACAAAGTCGGAAAGCTTAAGCTTGCCAACAATCATGACGTCTACATCACTCGTAGCTATCTCTTCGCCCCTGGCCATTGAGCCGTAGATAAAAGCGAGTTCTATTTGATCCGAATGCTTTTTCAAAACCGATTTAATCACGTCGGCAACCCCACCCGTCTTAATCAGGAGCGACTGCAAATCCGTAACACCCGGCAAGGAAGGATTGGCTTTGTAATAGACCCTGTTACCCTCCTTACGAGACTCAAGGATTTCGGCTGATGTCAGGGATGCAAGTTCACGCTGAAGACTCGAGGGCGAAAGCCCCAAGTGGTTGGCCAGATCCGAGAGATACCACCATTTGTCGGGATGAAGTAGGCAAGCAGAGAGAATCGCTTGCCGGGTCTTCGGAAAAAGAGCATCAAGAATTGATTTACGCATTTAACGTAAGAATATACGTAAAATGCGTAAATAGCAAGTCCCAGATTTGTCTCGCCTCAATAGTATGCCCGGTCCGAGATCCTGGACCAGATTCCGAAACTCCGGA
This is a stretch of genomic DNA from Pseudobdellovibrionaceae bacterium. It encodes these proteins:
- a CDS encoding nucleotidyltransferase domain-containing protein gives rise to the protein MIKSVLKKHSDQIELAFIYGSMARGEEIATSDVDVMIVGKLKLSDFVSALKRAEKSLDREINPTIFSPKEFALKASKGDSFVKTVCEGEKIFLKGNPDELAALVE
- a CDS encoding nucleotidyl transferase AbiEii/AbiGii toxin family protein; amino-acid sequence: MEIRSSIEKFHLLWCSQLAAKVDRKLWCLKGGCNLRFFFNSIRYSEDIDLDVVTVQPQTLKRNVDKILNSKDFQTLLISRGLELVDWSAPKQTDTTQRWKAAIGINGLSTPIPTKIEFSRRTPDISNSAVEFVNSQITQYHKLQPLLIQHYNPAKATKQKIQALKGRVETQARDIIDLKFLKDSFPESQQLVLSAQDKELCGDVLMSIGYDDFMSQVWPYLMTEYQDYYQIPKVWDQIQEDVLLFIQNLPEKE
- a CDS encoding mobile mystery protein B, with protein sequence MKLVYPPGATPLDPNETAGLIPNYITTQGELNELEGKNIENALLWLGQKKRTDILNTTFALDLHKQMFGDVWKWAGKQRTSNKNIGVMSEQIMNQLGLLFSDTRHWIENQTFSWDEIGVRFHSRLVGIHIFPNGNGRHARLMTDVLLEMNNLTPFTWGANLNSNPVDIEGPTREAYISALKEADLGNFDPLLKFVRA